Genomic DNA from Salvia miltiorrhiza cultivar Shanhuang (shh) chromosome 1, IMPLAD_Smil_shh, whole genome shotgun sequence:
TCAGCAAAGCCCTCACGCGTCTTCAAGCCAGCAGAAAATTCCGGCAACTCCGCGAAGCAGCAAAGGGCATGACTAAGCAGATGGGAGAGCAGGCCCATGAAATCGCATCCAAGGTTGACACCTACATGAAGGGGATGATGGGGAAGCCCGGCGCGTCCCTCTTCGAGGAGCTCGGGATTTACTACATCGGCCCCGTTGACGGCCACAACGTTGAAGATCTGGTCTACATTTTCAAGAAGGTTAAAGAAATGCCTGCGCCTGGGCCTGTCCTCATCCACATCATCACCGAGAAGGGCAAAGGCTACCCTCCCGCTGAAGTTGCTGCCGACAAGATGCATGGTGTCGTCAAGTTTGATCCTACAACCGGCAAACAGCTCAAGTCCAAAACCAATACTAAATCATACACTCAATACTTCGCCGAGTCTCTCGTGGCCGAAGCAGAGCACGACGACAGGATCGTCGCCATCCACGCCGCCATGGGGGGCGGCACGGGCCTCAACTACTTCCAGAAGCGCTTCCCCGACCGCTGCTTCGACGTGGGGATCGCCGAGCAGCACGCCGTCACTTTCGCGGCGGGGCTCGCCACGGAGGGGCTCAAGCCCTTCTGCACGATCTACTCCTCGTTCTTGCAGAGGGGGTACGATCAGGTGGTCCACGACGTGGACCTTCAGAAGCTCCCCGTGAGGTTCATGATGGACCGGGCTGGCGTCGTGGGCGCTGACGGCCCCACCCACTGCGGTGCCTTCGACACCACCTACATGGCCTGCCTGCCCAACATGGTCGTCATGGCCCCCTCCGACGAGCTTGAGCTCATGCACATGATCGCCACCGCTGCCGCCATTGACGACCGCCCTAGCTGCGTTAGATACCCGAGAGGGAACGGCGTCGGCGCGCCTCTGCCGCCTAACAACAAAGGAACTCCTTTGGAGGTATGCATAGATAgccatttaattatattattatataattgtGATCATGCATTTATTGGCTTAATTAAATTCCAGATTGGGAAGGGAAGGATTTTAAAAGAGGGGAGTAGAGTTGCCATTCTAGGGTTCGGAACTATAGTGCAGAACTGTTTGGCGGCGGCGCAGCTTCTTCAGGAACACGGCATCTCCGTGACCGTAGCTGATGCGAGATTCTGCAAGCCTCTGGATGGAGATCTGATCAAGAAGCTGGTGCAGGAGCATGAAGTTCTCATCACTGTTGAAGAGGGATCTATTGGTGGATTCAGCGCCCATATTTCTCATTTCTTATCCCTCAACGGACTGCTCGACGGGAACCTTAAGGTAAAAAtctacaaaataaattaatacttataatatggagtagtaaattaatttaatttttgggtTTTGCAGTGGAGGCCAATGGTGCTCCCCGACAGATACATTGATCATGGAGCACAGACTGATCAAATTGAAGAAGCTGGGCTGAGCCCCAAGCACATCGCAGGAACTGTTGTGTCACTTATTGGTGGGGGAAAAGACAGTCTTCATCTCATCAACAACTTGTAATCTTAATTTCATCCAGCAAGCCAGAAGCGGAAGCAGAAGCAGTTCATCTCCTCAGAGATTAATGTTTTATATGATGTAATGTAATGTAAATATGGGGAAAGATTGCGACTGGAAGACTCCAACCCACCAATGTGGGGGAGTTTTTCTAAATAATCGTTCACACGGCAGCCTTATGTTTTGTACACACAAATAATCACTTCatacttttattaaataaatttatttgtccCATTCTTACATTTATGCTGGTGTTATATATGTTCCAATTTAAGATTATCATTCTTATTGGGTGCATGTtaatagattatatatatatatatatatatatatatatatatatatatatatatagggaagagtgagattttagattgatttgtaattatttcactacaaaaaaacgcgtatttaccggcgaaaattaccggcggctaTTTTGCCGTCGATAGGtaacggcggcacggcggcggcaaaaacggcgacccgccttttgactattaccggcgaattaccgacggcaaaacggccgccgctaattagcggcggttacgccgccgctaatttaaatatatattaatataaatatatattattttattaccgacggcaattgccgtcggtaattaccgagggcaaaatgccgccgCTAATGACCACCGCCGGTGccatccggcgatagcaccaccgccgtccggccaaaattaccgacggcattttgccgtcggtaattaccgacggcaaattccaattaccgacggcaaatgccctcggtaattaattttatttatttttatttatttttattttttttattttttttttattttttttatttttttattttttttattttttttcaattatcatctaataaattgatcaaagataataatacaaaaacattaaaattaaatatatattgaaatacaagtgaaaatttaaacattgattattactaagaattcaagattcttagtaagaatcttataattataacttaagaatgttaattaccttagtgatttactcatcaatcatcactaatccaagattattactgagaattcaagattcttagtgagaatcttataattataacttaagaaggttaatttgattagtgattcactcatcaatcactaagaattcaacattcttagtgagaatcttataattataacttaagaatgttaatttgattagtgattcactcatcactcatcactaatctattattattactaagaattcaagattcttagtaagaatcttacaattataacttaagaatgttaattaccttactGATtttctcatcaatcatcactaatccaaaattattactaagaattcaagattcttagtgagaatcttataattataacttaagaaggttaatttgattagtgattcactcatcaatcactaagaattcaagattcttagtgagaatcttataattataacttaataatgttaatttgattagtgattcactcatcactcatcactaatctaatattattactaagaattcaagattcttagtaagaatcttataattataacttaagaatgttaattaccttagtgatttcctcatcaatcatcactaatccaagattattactaagaattcaagattcttagtgagaatcttataattataacttaagaaggttaatttgattagtgattcactcatcaatcactaagaattcaagattcttagtaagaatcttacaattataacttaagaatgttaattaccttagtgatttactcatcaatcatcactaatccaaaattattactaagaattcaagattcttagtaagaatcttacaattataacttaagaatgttaattaccttagtgatttactcatcaatcatcactaatccaagattattactaagaattcaagattcttagtaagaatcttataattataacttaagaatgttaattaccttagtgattttctcatcaatcatcactaatccaagattattactaagaattcaagattcttagtgagaatcttataattataacttaagaaggttaatttgattagtgattcactcatcaatcactaAGAATTCAACATTCTTAGTGAGAACCTTATAATTATAACtgaagaatgttaatttgattagtgattcactcatcactcatcactaatctattattattactaagaattcaagattcttagtaagaatcttacaattataacttaagaatgttaattaccttagtgatttactcatcaatcatcactaatccaagattattactaagaattcaagattcttagtaagaatcttataattataacttaagaatgttaattaccttagtgattttctcatcaatcatcactaatccaagattattactaagaattcaagattcttagtgagaatcttataattataaattaagaatgttaatttgattagtgattcactcatcactcatcactaatataatattattactaatattattattaatctaataataatctaatattattattaagaattgaagattcttagtaagaaacttataattataacttaaaaatgttaatttgattagtgattcactcatcactaatctaagataatatttctagtaagaattcaagattcttactagattgataaaatacttatggtgtataaactagattgataaaaaaaaaaaaaaatgaaaattaataataaattaataaataaatatttttctgatataaaaataagaacggaaacgagcccaatccgtaattaacaatattttttggatattatctcgacatatactaaggttatgaatatatatgatattgtatattgaagtagactttaaatgaattaatagatactatatatatcaataatacgagtgttctgtactggtgatcattcgaaaagaacttcaaggttaagcgtgcttgacttagagcacaactaagatgggtgacctactgggaagttcgtataaattatgcaatactgtataaatacgaaaataaattgtggatatacgataaaataaataaataaaataaataaataaaaaaaataaaaaaaataaaataaaaataaaataaaaaaatattacctagggcaaaatgccgtcggtaacggcat
This window encodes:
- the LOC131004988 gene encoding probable 1-deoxy-D-xylulose-5-phosphate synthase 2, chloroplastic, encoding MASSCGVINSSFLPLLHSEDSSSLLSRTTATLPLKKHKFSVVAALQQDNTNDVAANGESLTRQKTRALNFTGDKPPTPILDTINYPNHMKNLSVEELERLADELREEIVYTVSKTGGHLSSSLGVSELTVALHHVFNTPEDKIIWDVGHQAYPHKILTGRRSRMHTIRQTFGLAGFPKRDESAHDAFGAGHSSTSISAGLGMAVGRDLLHKNNHVISVIGDGAMTAGQAYEALNNAGFLDSNLIIVLNDNKQVSLPTATIDGPAPPVGALSKALTRLQASRKFRQLREAAKGMTKQMGEQAHEIASKVDTYMKGMMGKPGASLFEELGIYYIGPVDGHNVEDLVYIFKKVKEMPAPGPVLIHIITEKGKGYPPAEVAADKMHGVVKFDPTTGKQLKSKTNTKSYTQYFAESLVAEAEHDDRIVAIHAAMGGGTGLNYFQKRFPDRCFDVGIAEQHAVTFAAGLATEGLKPFCTIYSSFLQRGYDQVVHDVDLQKLPVRFMMDRAGVVGADGPTHCGAFDTTYMACLPNMVVMAPSDELELMHMIATAAAIDDRPSCVRYPRGNGVGAPLPPNNKGTPLEIGKGRILKEGSRVAILGFGTIVQNCLAAAQLLQEHGISVTVADARFCKPLDGDLIKKLVQEHEVLITVEEGSIGGFSAHISHFLSLNGLLDGNLKWRPMVLPDRYIDHGAQTDQIEEAGLSPKHIAGTVVSLIGGGKDSLHLINNL